A genomic segment from Branchiostoma floridae strain S238N-H82 chromosome 7, Bfl_VNyyK, whole genome shotgun sequence encodes:
- the LOC118420092 gene encoding uncharacterized protein LOC118420092: MCPPGCASSSTANVWGTGLYRDLSSICRAAVHDGKITDDRGGQVVVVRQPAGTTFTGSSQNGVTSQTYEGGDFSWSFSFETVIETPTMCPDPPNYEDARLYSGSPPYLYGDKASYVCDGDMENPETGEGPFVLICGLDRTWKGEKPLCTDNSQPDSPSPKTSIGTIVGAVIAALVLIIAVLIAIIIMRRRCLENDSKLQDGEIDGEVPVHYSDVIYSSIINIPPNPVVADQGLAEQPTNDNSTYDQPSNYSTAGNLLTNRGPEFQSANMGELPITSANQNAPSGDAAVVDCTLYNQTDHTYTPLSLRHVEPEYTQPRSHDDVDDDVAHLYATVSQDEGVVDNVIYESSCCQDNETTSGQC; encoded by the exons ATGTGCCCTCCGGGTTGTGCGTCATCTTCCACCGCAAACGTCTGGGGTACGGGGCTGTACAGAGAT CTATCCAGCATTTGTAGAGCCGCCGTGCATGACGGGAAGATAACGGACGACAGAGGAGGACAGGTGGTTGTAGTGAGACAGCCGGCTGGTACCACATTTACAGGATCGTCGCAAAATGGAGTTACGTCACAAAC CTATGAAGGCGGCGATTTCTCTTGGTCGTTCTCCTTCGAGACAGTTATTG AAACCCCGACTATGTGCCCTGATCCTCCAAACTACGAGGATGCCCGTCTATACTCTGGTTCTCCGCCCTATCTCTATGGCGATAAGGCGTCTTATGTATGTGATGGTGACATGGAAAACCCGGAGACTGGAGAGGGACCGTTCGTTCTGATTTGCGGGCTGGATAGGACCTGGAAGGGGGAAAAACCGTTATGTACAG ataacaGCCAACCGGACTCACCATCTCCCAAAACATCTATCG GAACTATTGTCGGAGCTGTCATTGCCGCACTTGTCCTTATCATCGCTGTGTTAATCGCAATCATTATCATGAGGCGAAG GTGCCTCGAGAATGACAGCAAGCTTCAAGACGGAGAAATAGACGGCGAGGTCCCGGTACACTACAGTGACGTCATCTACTCCTCTATCATCAACATCCCACCAAACCCTGTGGTGGCCGATCAGGGATTGGCTGAACAACCAACCAATGACAACTCGACATACGATCAACCATCCAATTACAGCACTGCAGGGAATCTACTAACCAATAGGGGACCAGAATTTCAGTCAGCCAATATGGGAGAACTTCCCATtacatcagccaatcagaatgcACCTTCCGGAGATGCAGCAGTAGTGGACTGTACTCTGTATAATCAGACTGATCATACATACACACCACTGTCACTAAG ACACGTTGAGCCAGAATACACCCAACCCCGGTCTCATGATGACGTAGACGATGACGTAGCTCATCTCTATGCGACAGTCTCACAGGACGAAGGCGTGGTGGACAACGTTATATACGAGTCATCCTGTTGCCAAGACAACGAAACCACATCTGGACAATGTTGa
- the LOC118418931 gene encoding uncharacterized protein LOC118418931 — translation MTNNYPEGGSVGPYIDDDGEYVDTLRPAVTTPQPVDDVDYLNTVTPSAPPGGHYQELQPSVYQSLQQPGNDVGYMETPLNTVSSSTPPGGQYLELQSSVYQNLPQPGDDVNYIETPLDTVSSSTPPGGHYQELQPPVYQNLQQPGFDVNYMKTPRDTVTPSTPPGGHYKELQPSVCQSLQQPGNDVDDMEVALDTVTPSTPPGGHYQELQPSVYQSLQKY, via the exons ATGACCAACAATTACCCCGAAG GAGGTTCCGTTGGACCTTATATCGACGATGATGGCGAGTATGTGGACACCCTACGTCCCGCGGTAACCACACCACAGCCAGTTGATGACGTCGACTACCTGAACACCGTAACCCCATCAGCGCCACCTGGAGGACATTACCAGGAACTGCAGCCTTCTGTGTATCAAAGCCTTCAACAGCCTGGTAATGACGTAGGCTACATGGAAACCCCCCTGAACACCGTATCCTCTTCAACCCCACCCGGCGGACAATATCTGGAACTGCAGTCttctgtatatcaaaatcttcCACAGCCTGGTGATGACGTCAACTACATAGAAACCCCACTGGACACCGTATCCTCTTCAACCCCACCTGGCGGACACTATCAGGAATTGCAGCCTCCCGTATATCAAAACCTTCAACAGCCTGGTTTTGACGTCAACTACATGAAAACCCCCAGAGACACCGTAACCCCATCAACGCCACCTGGCGGACATTATAAGGAACTGCAGCCTTCTGTGTGTCAAAGCCTTCAACAGCCTGGTAATGACGTCGACGACATGGAAGTCGCCCTGGACACCGTAACCCCATCAACGCCACCTGGTGGACATTATCAGGAACTGCAGCCTTCAGTATATCAAAGCCTTCAGAAATATTGA
- the LOC118420090 gene encoding discoidin, CUB and LCCL domain-containing protein 2-like, which translates to MDSFHVVFKFLMYLCVHSLLPVAESGDTVDCSTDSRGFSIDTFTVNCPAGCSPYQYNRRVWGTGVYTSDSSICRAAIHDGRITDDGGQVTVYRWPGQDSYQGSTQNGIETDGFFFSWSSSFAFTRVCRDALGMEHGAIQDGDITASSHQSNWPPSAARLNGNSAWFPSEPFARSWIQVDLRQRKTVSGVITQGYDGRQNYWVTQYQVWYLNNDDVLTAVSSATGRVME; encoded by the exons ATGGATAGTTTCCATGTGGTATTCAAGTTCCttatgtatttgtgtgtccACAGCCTACTTCCAGTGGCGGAAAGTGGCG ATACCGTGGATTGCTCTACTGATTCCAGAGGCTTCAGCATCGACACCTTCAC CGTCAATTGCCCTGCTGGATGTTCTCCATACCAATACAACAGACGTGTCTGGGGGACCGGAGTCTACACGAGT GATTCTAGTATCTGCCGTGCTGCTATCCATGATGGAAGAATCACGGATGACGGGGGACAGGTGACtgtgtacaggtggcctgggcagGACTCGTACCAGGGTTCTACTCAGAATGGTATTGAAACAGATGG TTTCTTCTTCAGTTGGAGTAgttccttcgctttcacacgaG TATGCCGTGACGCCCTTGGAATGGAACATGGGGCTATACAGGACGGAGACATCACAGCTTCGTCTCACCAAAGCAACTGGCCACCCTCTGCTGCCCGGTTGAACGGCAACAGTGCCTGGTTTCCATCAGAGCCGTTCGCCAGATCGTGGATCCAGGTGGATTTGAGACAACGAAAGACAGTCAGTGGTGTGATCACTCAAGGTTACGACGGGAGGCAGAATTATTGGGTAACACAATACCAAGTGTGGTATTTAAACAACGATGATGTCTTGACAGCCGTCTCGTCAGCGACAGGGCGTGTAATG GAGTAA